The following is a genomic window from Thermovirga sp..
AAGCGCCGTCAACGGGAAGAAGATCATGGATCTGGGCCTCCCGAAGGGGATACTGATAGCCCTCATCTCGAGGAAGGGAGACATGTTCGTGCCCTGGGGCGATGACGTGCTCCAGGAGAATGACGAGATCCTCCTCTTTTCCTCGGAGGAACTGATGGATCAGGCTGTGGAGATTTTGGGGGTAGGATAGGTTGAGGCCTGCCGTCGTCGCCAAGGTTCTCTCCCTTCTCTGCGCCATAGTCTCGCTCTTCATGGTCTTTCCCATCCTCTGGTCCCTGGCGGATGGTTCCGGGGATCTTTTCCCGCTGCTATGGGGCATGGGCGCCGGGCTGGGGGTATCGGCGCTTCTTTTCGTGGTCGGGTCCAAGGCAAAGGTCGGAGACCTGGGTCTCAGGGAGGCTTTCGCTGTGGTTTCGCTGTCGTGGGTCTTAGCCTCGGCCATCGCGGGCATTCCCTACCTCCTCAACGGGACCGTTCCGACTTACACCGAGGCCTTTTTCGAGGCCATGTCGGGCTTTACCACGACCGGGGCCACAGTGCTCACCGATATCCAGTCCAACCCCAGGGGTATTCTATTCTGGCGCGACCTCACTCAATGGCTCGGTGGAATGGGAATCATAGTTTTGAGCCTGGCCGTCCTGCCCTTCCTGAAGGTCGGGGGCATGCAGCTGTACAAGGCGGAAGTACCCGGCCCCATGCCGGAAAAGATCACCCCCAGGGTCCACCAGACAGCGCTGCTGCTTTGGGGGGTGTATCTTCTACTCTCCCTGCTCCAGACCTCGGCACTCCTGCTGGGGGGCATGAGCCTCTTCGAGTCTTTGACCCACACCTTCGGGACCATGGCCACGGGGGGCTTCTCACCCCTCAACCGGAGCATCGGGCAGTATGGCAATGCCTACTTCGAATGGGTCATCATCCTCTTCATGTTCCTGGCGGGGACGAACTTCGTCCTGC
Proteins encoded in this region:
- a CDS encoding TrkH family potassium uptake protein, with amino-acid sequence MRPAVVAKVLSLLCAIVSLFMVFPILWSLADGSGDLFPLLWGMGAGLGVSALLFVVGSKAKVGDLGLREAFAVVSLSWVLASAIAGIPYLLNGTVPTYTEAFFEAMSGFTTTGATVLTDIQSNPRGILFWRDLTQWLGGMGIIVLSLAVLPFLKVGGMQLYKAEVPGPMPEKITPRVHQTALLLWGVYLLLSLLQTSALLLGGMSLFESLTHTFGTMATGGFSPLNRSIGQYGNAYFEWVIILFMFLAGTNFVLHFLLLRGDLGAWWRNEEFRFYVKLLAVAILLAAAFLFSSGTYEKLSDSIRYGAFQVVSIVTTTGFVTADFGLWPNFLQYLLLLLMFVGGCAGSTVGGIKSMRIMVLVKHVKAELQRLLHPRAIFTVRIGGKVLEREVISSVTAFFVMYIGLFALAAMAMAALGLDVLTAIASAAAAIGNIGPALGSVGPSSNYAHVPAAGKWILSFCMLLGRLEIYTVMMLFLPGTWRR